Proteins encoded in a region of the Mariprofundus ferrinatatus genome:
- the uvrB gene encoding excinuclease ABC subunit UvrB, producing MRFELAGDYEPSGDQPQAIAELVAGIEAGNRHQTLLGVTGSGKTYTMACVIERTQKPTLIMAPNKTLAAQLYGEFKQFFPNNAVEYFVSYYDYYQPEAYVPQSDTYIEKDSSINEQIDRMRHAATRALLEREDVIIVASVSCIYGLGSPEAYAGMLLYFEVGRESDQRAAVNKLVELQYQRNDTDFHRGTFRLRGDVLEVFPAHAEDFAIRVEFFGDEVDAISSFDPLTGRRIESLHKYTFFPKSHFVTPRDQLVRAMDAIRDELAERLAELHDRNKLVEAQRLEQRTIFDLEMIQEVGYCTGVENYSRHLTGRAPGEAPPTLLDYLPNNALVMIDESHVTVPQIGGMFKGDRSRKQTLVDFGFRLPSALDNRPLQFHEFEAVVPQAIYVSATPSNYELEKCEGVVVEQIIRPTGLVDPEIEVRPAISQVDDFVSAANGVIGRGFRVLATCLTKRMAEDLSEYLNNLSMRVRYLHSDIDTVERMEILRDLRLGAFDVLIGINLLREGLDLPEVALVAVFDADKEGFLRSERSLTQTIGRAARNSEGRVILYADKITDSMRRAMHETMRRREKQLAYNSRHGITPETVKSEIKDILGSVYELDYGHIPEVAEPAPATEAEKQHRISELERLMTEAAADLRFEDAVKYRDELMKLKEQHSYG from the coding sequence ATGCGTTTTGAACTTGCCGGAGATTATGAGCCGAGCGGCGACCAGCCGCAGGCGATAGCCGAACTTGTTGCGGGCATTGAGGCCGGTAACAGACATCAGACTTTGCTGGGCGTCACCGGTTCCGGCAAGACCTACACCATGGCCTGCGTGATCGAGCGTACCCAGAAGCCGACCCTGATCATGGCCCCGAACAAGACGCTGGCCGCCCAGCTCTACGGCGAGTTCAAGCAGTTCTTTCCGAACAATGCGGTAGAATATTTCGTCTCCTACTACGACTACTACCAGCCTGAAGCCTATGTGCCGCAATCGGATACCTACATCGAGAAGGACAGTTCAATCAACGAGCAGATAGACCGCATGCGTCATGCCGCTACGCGTGCACTTCTGGAGCGCGAGGATGTGATTATTGTCGCCTCCGTTTCCTGTATCTACGGTCTTGGCAGTCCCGAGGCGTATGCGGGTATGTTGCTCTACTTTGAGGTTGGAAGGGAGAGCGACCAGCGCGCAGCGGTGAATAAGCTCGTTGAGCTACAGTACCAGCGCAACGACACCGATTTTCATCGCGGCACATTTCGTCTGCGCGGGGATGTGCTCGAGGTGTTTCCTGCCCATGCCGAGGATTTCGCCATACGCGTCGAGTTTTTTGGCGATGAGGTGGATGCCATATCCAGTTTTGATCCGCTGACAGGTCGTCGCATCGAGAGCCTGCACAAGTACACCTTTTTCCCGAAAAGCCACTTTGTGACGCCGCGTGATCAGCTGGTCAGGGCGATGGATGCGATCAGGGATGAGCTGGCCGAGCGGTTGGCCGAGCTGCATGACAGGAACAAGCTTGTGGAGGCCCAAAGGCTTGAGCAGCGCACCATCTTCGATCTCGAAATGATTCAGGAGGTGGGTTACTGCACCGGAGTGGAGAACTACTCTCGCCATCTCACAGGACGCGCGCCCGGCGAGGCACCACCGACACTGCTCGACTATCTGCCCAACAATGCACTGGTGATGATTGATGAATCACATGTCACGGTGCCGCAGATCGGAGGTATGTTCAAAGGCGACCGCTCGCGCAAGCAGACACTAGTCGATTTCGGGTTCCGACTTCCCTCGGCACTCGATAACAGGCCGCTGCAGTTCCATGAATTTGAGGCGGTGGTGCCGCAGGCAATTTACGTCTCTGCCACCCCAAGCAACTATGAACTTGAGAAGTGCGAAGGGGTTGTGGTTGAGCAGATTATCCGCCCTACAGGGCTCGTCGATCCGGAGATTGAAGTGCGTCCGGCCATCTCGCAGGTGGATGATTTCGTCTCTGCTGCGAACGGCGTTATCGGACGCGGTTTCAGGGTGCTGGCCACTTGCCTGACCAAGCGGATGGCCGAGGATCTTAGCGAGTACCTGAATAATCTCAGTATGAGGGTGCGCTACCTGCACTCCGACATCGATACAGTAGAGCGTATGGAGATCCTGCGCGACCTCAGGCTCGGTGCCTTTGATGTGCTGATTGGCATCAATCTGCTAAGGGAGGGGCTTGATCTGCCGGAGGTGGCGCTGGTGGCCGTCTTCGATGCCGACAAGGAGGGGTTCCTTCGCTCCGAACGCTCGCTCACCCAGACGATCGGCAGGGCCGCGCGCAACAGTGAGGGTCGCGTCATCCTCTATGCGGATAAGATCACCGACTCGATGCGGCGGGCCATGCATGAAACGATGCGCAGGCGTGAAAAGCAGCTGGCCTACAACAGCAGGCACGGAATTACGCCGGAAACTGTAAAGTCCGAGATCAAGGATATTCTGGGCTCCGTTTATGAACTGGACTACGGACATATTCCGGAGGTGGCCGAGCCCGCTCCGGCGACTGAAGCCGAGAAACAGCATCGAATCAGTGAGCTTGAGCGGCTGATGACCGAAGCAGCCGCTGATCTGCGTTTTGAGGATGCAGTAAAATATCGTGATGAACTGATGAAACTAAAGGAGCAACACAGCTATGGCTGA
- a CDS encoding heavy metal-binding domain-containing protein — protein sequence MLLSTTPTIQGKNITDYKGIVVGEAILGANIFRDMFASIRDIVGGRSGAYEKELARAREIALEEMQQRASELGANAIVGIDLDYEVIGKDGSMMMVSVSGTAVTLS from the coding sequence ATGCTGTTAAGCACCACCCCCACCATCCAGGGGAAAAACATCACAGACTATAAAGGGATCGTGGTTGGCGAAGCGATCCTCGGAGCCAACATCTTCCGCGACATGTTCGCCAGCATCCGCGATATCGTAGGCGGTCGCTCCGGCGCCTATGAGAAGGAACTGGCCAGGGCACGCGAAATTGCTTTAGAGGAGATGCAGCAGCGGGCCAGCGAGCTGGGCGCCAACGCCATTGTGGGCATCGACCTCGATTACGAGGTCATCGGCAAGGATGGAAGCATGATGATGGTCAGCGTCAGCGGCACCGCCGTCACGCTTTCATAA
- a CDS encoding DJ-1 family glyoxalase III — protein MARVLVPFATGVEEVEFVAVVDLLRRAGIEVVTASLDGRGVTGRSKITIAADAALADVMHDGWDMVVLPGGMPNAHLLRDDGNVKSVVERLRSERKSIAAICAAPTALAAYGITDGMRVTSFPGCRGEMERLQPSSVYVDEAVVEDDFLTTSRGAGTAVEFALRLIARLCNESKSEEVRQSIVA, from the coding sequence ATGGCAAGAGTACTGGTCCCGTTTGCCACAGGTGTAGAAGAGGTCGAGTTTGTGGCGGTAGTCGATCTGCTTAGGCGTGCCGGCATTGAAGTGGTGACCGCCAGTCTGGATGGAAGGGGAGTCACCGGGCGCTCCAAAATTACCATTGCGGCCGATGCTGCACTGGCCGATGTAATGCATGACGGTTGGGATATGGTGGTGCTGCCGGGAGGGATGCCCAATGCACATCTGCTTCGTGACGATGGCAATGTTAAATCAGTGGTGGAACGCTTAAGAAGTGAACGAAAATCAATTGCGGCCATCTGTGCTGCCCCCACGGCGCTCGCTGCTTACGGCATCACCGACGGTATGCGGGTCACCTCTTTTCCCGGATGCAGGGGTGAGATGGAGCGGCTGCAACCATCCTCTGTCTATGTCGATGAGGCCGTGGTCGAGGATGACTTTCTCACCACCAGCCGCGGCGCCGGAACCGCAGTCGAGTTCGCACTTCGCCTGATTGCCAGGCTCTGCAACGAGTCAAAGTCGGAAGAGGTACGCCAGTCGATCGTCGCCTGA
- the trmB gene encoding tRNA (guanosine(46)-N7)-methyltransferase TrmB, with protein MRLTREFRDQYIQHEMRTHGRKNGFVTVGQEARLSKWLPRIGLPKDKRLADADLPAAAPLVMEIGFGNGDFLVHLAATHPDWLLVGVEIYLPGVAKAVCRMDDAGFIERCRITQLPAQFVLEHQVDEAQLDGIFINHPDPWPKVRHHKRRIIQKAFAKLMVTRLKPGGFIKLATDKPDLAEWMRDILDATPGLTNVAGVGGFIERDEDRPHTKFEERGIKEGRISQFLHYVKA; from the coding sequence ATGCGATTGACACGTGAATTCAGGGATCAGTATATCCAGCACGAGATGCGTACTCATGGACGCAAAAACGGCTTTGTAACGGTTGGGCAGGAGGCGCGCCTGAGCAAATGGCTGCCGAGAATCGGTCTGCCGAAGGATAAACGGCTTGCTGATGCTGATCTTCCAGCTGCTGCACCGCTGGTGATGGAGATCGGTTTCGGCAATGGCGATTTTTTAGTGCACCTTGCCGCAACACATCCTGACTGGCTGCTGGTCGGTGTTGAAATCTACCTTCCCGGTGTCGCCAAGGCGGTATGTCGCATGGATGATGCCGGATTTATTGAGCGTTGCCGGATCACCCAGCTGCCGGCGCAGTTTGTGCTGGAGCATCAGGTGGATGAGGCGCAGCTTGATGGTATCTTTATCAATCATCCCGACCCATGGCCGAAAGTGCGCCACCATAAGCGGCGTATTATCCAGAAGGCGTTTGCCAAACTGATGGTGACCAGGCTGAAACCGGGAGGTTTTATCAAGCTGGCCACCGACAAGCCGGACCTCGCCGAGTGGATGCGCGACATTCTCGATGCCACGCCGGGGCTAACCAACGTGGCCGGTGTCGGTGGTTTTATCGAACGTGATGAGGATCGTCCGCATACCAAGTTCGAAGAGCGAGGTATTAAAGAGGGGCGTATCAGTCAGTTCCTGCACTACGTCAAGGCATAG
- a CDS encoding site-2 protease family protein, whose product MDIDGIIQKISIWALPVLLAIILHEVAHGWVAEKLGDNTARWMGRITLNPLKHIDPVGTVLIPLGLVIMGSPFLFGYAKPVPIDFRKLNNPKRDMVWVALAGPATNLILALLSTLILALVVQLPHSLFWVIEPLALMCQASIIINMVLCIFNLLPLPPLDGGRIAVGLLPGPMAWQLSRIEPYGFLIVIVLLVLGVLQSVIGPLIMGSSFWLINLVL is encoded by the coding sequence ATGGATATCGACGGGATTATTCAGAAAATCAGCATCTGGGCGTTGCCGGTGCTTCTTGCCATTATCCTGCATGAGGTGGCCCACGGCTGGGTAGCGGAGAAGCTTGGCGATAATACCGCCCGCTGGATGGGTCGCATTACGCTCAATCCGCTCAAACATATTGATCCTGTCGGCACCGTGCTGATCCCGCTTGGACTCGTGATCATGGGCTCGCCATTTCTTTTCGGTTACGCCAAACCGGTGCCGATCGATTTCCGCAAGCTTAATAACCCCAAGCGGGACATGGTCTGGGTTGCACTGGCGGGTCCTGCCACCAACCTGATTCTGGCTCTTCTCTCTACCCTGATTCTGGCTCTTGTAGTGCAGCTGCCACATTCTCTGTTCTGGGTGATTGAGCCGCTGGCGCTGATGTGTCAGGCCTCGATAATCATCAACATGGTGCTCTGTATCTTCAACCTGCTGCCTCTGCCTCCACTCGATGGCGGTCGCATAGCGGTTGGACTTCTGCCTGGCCCGATGGCCTGGCAACTCTCTCGCATCGAGCCTTACGGTTTCCTGATTGTGATCGTATTGTTGGTTTTAGGTGTACTGCAGAGCGTTATCGGCCCACTGATAATGGGCAGCTCCTTCTGGCTGATCAATCTGGTTTTATAA
- a CDS encoding type 1 glutamine amidotransferase: MHFLVIRHLDIEPSALIGETIMAAGHLLSAINLNRGETLPDASHFDGVVIMGGPQSANDEIDYIKAELAWVKDALAAEMPMLGICLGAQIMAKAAGAEVYRSPVRELGWYPVYRTLDTAADPLFGDMPDGLTIFHWHGETFSISDRMCLLATHPDVPAQAFRLAPNQYGLQFHIEVHEQIIDSWIDFGASERECLGTDGTEKLHANTSRYLKPMQRFCIQMVTNWLDEILSQH, translated from the coding sequence ATGCATTTTCTGGTAATCCGACATCTCGATATCGAACCCTCCGCCCTGATCGGCGAAACGATTATGGCAGCGGGCCATCTGCTGAGTGCGATCAACCTCAACCGAGGAGAAACACTTCCTGATGCAAGTCACTTCGATGGTGTCGTGATCATGGGTGGCCCGCAGTCGGCCAATGATGAGATCGACTATATCAAGGCCGAACTTGCATGGGTCAAAGATGCGCTGGCAGCAGAGATGCCGATGCTCGGCATCTGCCTGGGTGCCCAGATCATGGCAAAGGCAGCCGGCGCTGAGGTTTACAGGTCACCGGTGCGTGAACTGGGCTGGTATCCTGTATATCGCACGCTCGACACTGCAGCCGATCCGCTGTTCGGTGACATGCCGGATGGGTTGACCATTTTTCACTGGCACGGAGAAACCTTCTCCATTTCGGATCGAATGTGCCTGCTTGCCACCCATCCCGATGTGCCTGCACAGGCTTTCAGGCTGGCTCCCAACCAGTATGGTCTGCAGTTCCATATCGAAGTACATGAACAGATCATCGATTCATGGATCGATTTTGGTGCAAGCGAGCGTGAGTGCCTCGGTACGGATGGCACAGAGAAACTCCACGCAAACACATCGAGGTATCTCAAGCCGATGCAGCGCTTCTGTATACAGATGGTAACCAACTGGCTGGATGAGATACTCAGCCAGCATTGA
- a CDS encoding DEAD/DEAH box helicase, which yields MAEMPEITEEKIRCWVGEAAAEKGEELFEQGRINDFDLSEDELHVEASVRGEDIAPFQVCVDLSAEDGITSRCNCPMGESCRHVAAVLFAWMEELDGLTEEASIPPAVPFAFGQWLGALESVKEEGSPSSEYQESIKQRLLYILEPDGDQDVRLHFVTARLLKSGGYGKAVAYEAANILQYSAPKYILSIDEKILREVATDRSLASLRGYRIKGEEGLSILKRALSTGRCHWKDKDQPAMKRGDKRAGVWQWKLNRRGDQHLSLHLEDDEVIVPTSPPWYIDFEHHYSGPIETGQPSSVAEILLNMPAVELDCDDDVMARVSEQLPADVPGPVRLIHEQRRVRPLPVIKLYTRKLAQRWGYRTPEACHIAELWFDYDGKKTPCRFDAESIRTIRGERVIDYHRDMEVERRARAAFDMAGLMPLTENRLAELFDFEEHMFTLDDENYWPEWMLYGVPELEAKGFVVNVADNFAFQIEHATGWQLDINQSSSGKAGGLMGQASLTVTLADGEEVDLISAMGRWVGKQPELLSKASLGELKGKDQVPLPLPDGRLLSAPGEMVANILCFMLDVFAGDKIETAQLTAPQLLALEESISNASVPVQISSSAWLKHMSQLANIETIPECGVPDGLKADLRDYQLAGLNWMQFLREMQLAGILADDMGLGKTVQALAHILKEKEEGRLESPALVIAPTSLMHNWRREAAKFTPDLSVLVVHGPTRAQHFEQLTSYDLVLTTYPLLARDFDVLVEQPWHLLILDEAQNIKNPRAKGSQLVRKLNAHHKLCMTGTPMENHLGELWAQFDFLMPGYLHDQRGFSRLFRKPIEIQGDMARQEALNVRIRPFMLRRTKEQVALELPPKTEMIRSIEIEGAQRELYESVRLAMQKRVRDAVASMGLAQSQIVVLDALLKMRQVCCDPRLVAGIGHDDAPPSAKLEMLLDMLPEMIEEGRKVLLFSQFTTMLELIEKEMKKRRIKYVKLTGQTRDREQPIEAFQNGEVPLFLISLKAGGVGLNLTAADTVIHYDPWWNPAAEAQATDRAHRIGQDKAVFVYKLITEGTVEEKILELQERKRQLAEGTVQAREGEQRALWSPQDFDNLFSPLA from the coding sequence ATGGCTGAGATGCCTGAGATTACAGAAGAGAAGATCCGATGTTGGGTCGGTGAGGCGGCCGCCGAGAAGGGCGAAGAGCTCTTCGAGCAGGGCCGTATCAACGACTTCGACCTGAGTGAAGATGAATTGCATGTGGAAGCGAGTGTGCGCGGCGAAGATATTGCGCCATTTCAGGTGTGTGTCGACCTCTCAGCTGAGGATGGGATAACGAGCCGCTGCAACTGTCCAATGGGCGAGAGTTGCAGGCATGTGGCGGCAGTGCTGTTTGCCTGGATGGAGGAACTGGATGGTTTGACAGAAGAGGCTTCAATCCCTCCGGCTGTTCCATTTGCCTTCGGGCAGTGGCTGGGGGCACTTGAGAGTGTGAAGGAGGAGGGTTCACCCAGCAGCGAATATCAGGAGAGCATCAAACAGCGCCTGCTCTATATTCTTGAACCGGATGGCGATCAGGATGTGCGCCTGCACTTTGTTACTGCAAGGCTTTTGAAATCAGGCGGTTATGGTAAGGCGGTAGCATATGAGGCTGCCAATATTCTTCAGTACAGCGCGCCGAAATATATTCTATCAATTGATGAAAAAATTCTCAGGGAGGTTGCGACTGATCGTTCACTCGCATCCCTGCGCGGCTACCGTATCAAGGGAGAAGAGGGGCTAAGTATTCTCAAGCGCGCACTCTCCACAGGGCGCTGTCACTGGAAGGATAAGGATCAGCCGGCCATGAAACGCGGCGATAAGCGTGCAGGTGTTTGGCAGTGGAAGCTTAACCGGCGAGGTGACCAGCACCTCTCCCTGCATCTGGAAGATGATGAGGTGATCGTGCCAACCTCACCGCCATGGTATATCGACTTCGAGCACCATTATTCAGGGCCGATTGAAACAGGGCAGCCATCAAGTGTGGCTGAGATTCTGCTGAATATGCCTGCCGTGGAGCTGGACTGTGATGATGATGTGATGGCCAGGGTATCGGAACAGTTGCCCGCAGATGTGCCTGGACCGGTGCGCCTGATTCATGAGCAGCGGCGGGTGAGGCCGCTTCCTGTGATCAAGCTCTATACCAGAAAGCTGGCTCAGCGCTGGGGGTACCGTACCCCGGAGGCCTGTCATATTGCCGAACTGTGGTTTGATTACGATGGTAAAAAAACGCCCTGTCGATTCGATGCCGAAAGCATTCGCACGATTCGCGGAGAGCGCGTGATCGACTATCACCGGGACATGGAGGTTGAACGTCGGGCACGCGCGGCATTCGATATGGCCGGACTGATGCCGCTGACTGAGAACAGGTTGGCCGAATTGTTCGATTTTGAAGAGCATATGTTTACACTCGATGATGAAAATTACTGGCCGGAATGGATGCTCTATGGTGTGCCGGAACTCGAAGCGAAGGGGTTTGTGGTCAATGTTGCCGATAATTTCGCCTTCCAGATAGAACATGCCACCGGCTGGCAGCTTGATATCAACCAGAGCAGTTCCGGCAAGGCAGGTGGCCTGATGGGGCAGGCGAGCCTTACCGTCACCCTTGCCGATGGGGAAGAGGTTGATCTGATCTCTGCCATGGGGCGATGGGTAGGTAAACAGCCTGAACTGTTGAGTAAAGCGTCACTGGGAGAACTGAAGGGTAAAGATCAGGTGCCGCTGCCTCTGCCTGATGGACGCTTGCTCTCTGCGCCGGGCGAGATGGTGGCGAATATTCTCTGCTTTATGCTCGACGTGTTTGCCGGTGACAAGATCGAAACAGCGCAGCTCACTGCACCGCAGCTGCTGGCACTGGAAGAGAGTATCAGCAATGCCAGCGTGCCAGTGCAGATCAGCAGTAGTGCATGGCTAAAACATATGAGTCAGCTGGCGAACATCGAAACGATTCCCGAATGCGGCGTGCCGGATGGATTGAAGGCGGACCTGCGTGACTACCAGTTGGCAGGATTAAACTGGATGCAGTTTCTGCGTGAGATGCAGTTGGCTGGAATTCTTGCAGACGATATGGGACTCGGAAAAACGGTACAGGCGCTAGCCCATATTCTCAAAGAGAAGGAGGAGGGGCGGCTTGAGTCACCGGCACTGGTGATTGCGCCGACCAGCCTGATGCACAACTGGCGGCGCGAGGCTGCGAAATTCACCCCCGATCTTTCGGTGCTGGTGGTGCATGGCCCTACACGAGCCCAACACTTTGAGCAGCTGACCTCATATGACCTGGTTCTCACAACCTATCCGCTGCTGGCCCGCGATTTCGATGTGCTGGTGGAGCAGCCGTGGCATCTGCTGATTCTCGATGAGGCGCAGAATATCAAGAACCCTCGTGCCAAAGGCTCTCAACTGGTGCGAAAACTAAATGCCCATCACAAGCTATGCATGACCGGCACCCCGATGGAAAACCATCTCGGAGAGTTGTGGGCGCAGTTTGATTTCCTCATGCCCGGTTACCTGCATGACCAGCGTGGCTTTTCGCGACTGTTCAGGAAACCGATAGAAATCCAGGGGGATATGGCAAGGCAGGAGGCGCTCAATGTACGCATTCGCCCCTTTATGCTGCGTCGCACCAAGGAACAGGTGGCATTGGAGTTGCCACCGAAGACAGAGATGATTCGCAGTATCGAGATCGAGGGTGCTCAGCGCGAACTCTATGAGAGTGTGCGACTGGCGATGCAGAAACGGGTGCGTGATGCCGTGGCATCGATGGGGCTGGCACAGAGTCAGATTGTTGTGCTCGATGCACTGTTGAAAATGCGGCAGGTCTGCTGTGATCCCCGTCTTGTGGCGGGTATCGGGCATGATGATGCCCCGCCTTCGGCGAAGCTTGAGATGCTGCTCGATATGTTGCCGGAGATGATCGAAGAGGGGCGCAAGGTGCTGCTCTTCTCCCAGTTTACCACCATGCTCGAGCTGATCGAGAAGGAGATGAAAAAGCGCAGGATCAAATATGTGAAGCTGACTGGCCAGACGCGTGATCGGGAACAGCCGATCGAGGCATTCCAGAACGGCGAGGTGCCGCTTTTCCTGATCAGCCTGAAGGCTGGCGGCGTGGGTTTGAATCTGACTGCTGCCGATACCGTTATCCACTACGATCCATGGTGGAATCCCGCTGCCGAGGCGCAGGCGACGGATCGGGCACATCGAATCGGTCAGGATAAGGCGGTGTTTGTCTATAAGCTGATTACCGAAGGCACGGTAGAGGAGAAGATTCTCGAGCTGCAGGAGCGCAAGCGGCAGTTGGCTGAGGGTACGGTTCAGGCACGCGAAGGAGAGCAGAGGGCACTCTGGTCACCGCAGGATTTTGACAATCTCTTTTCGCCATTGGCATAA
- the carA gene encoding glutamine-hydrolyzing carbamoyl-phosphate synthase small subunit, which yields MAKAILALADGRVFHGEAFGATGNTVGEVCFNTSMTGYQEILTDPSYTDQIITFTYPHIGNVGVNDADMESESISVRGCIVRAPSRITSNYRAEGDLDSWLQKNGVVGISGIDTRSLVRHLRDNGAQNGVIASDGMSESDAVAMAKAWEGLEGRDLCGQVSCDAASQWQQGGTYDLDAAEFTSPGADKHVVAFDFGCKRNIFRKLADRGLNVTIVPAQTSASEILAMNPDGIFLSNGPGDPAAVGYAVEEIRKLLDSDVPIFGICMGHQLLSQALGLSTFKLKFGHRGGNHPVKDETTGKIEITSQNHGFAVRDDNVPANVEITHRSLFDGTVEGLRVKGKPVFSVQYHPEASPGPQDADYLFDRFAEVIRG from the coding sequence ATGGCAAAGGCGATTCTGGCACTGGCGGACGGACGGGTTTTTCACGGCGAAGCATTCGGTGCGACGGGTAATACAGTCGGAGAAGTATGTTTCAATACGTCCATGACCGGCTATCAGGAAATTCTCACCGATCCATCATATACCGATCAGATTATCACATTCACCTACCCTCATATAGGTAATGTTGGTGTTAACGATGCAGACATGGAGTCTGAAAGCATCTCGGTTCGAGGCTGCATCGTTCGCGCACCTTCCCGTATCACATCCAACTACCGTGCCGAAGGCGACCTCGACAGCTGGTTGCAGAAAAACGGTGTGGTCGGTATCTCCGGCATTGATACCCGGTCTCTTGTCCGTCACCTGCGTGATAACGGCGCCCAGAATGGCGTCATTGCATCCGATGGCATGAGCGAGTCTGATGCAGTGGCGATGGCGAAGGCATGGGAAGGGCTTGAGGGTCGTGACCTGTGCGGTCAGGTAAGTTGTGATGCGGCCAGTCAGTGGCAGCAGGGTGGCACCTATGATCTGGATGCGGCTGAGTTTACCTCTCCCGGTGCAGACAAGCATGTCGTTGCTTTCGATTTCGGCTGCAAACGCAATATTTTCCGCAAGCTGGCCGATCGGGGCCTTAATGTGACAATTGTGCCGGCCCAGACATCTGCCTCTGAAATTCTTGCCATGAATCCTGACGGAATCTTCCTCTCCAACGGCCCGGGAGACCCTGCAGCGGTTGGCTATGCGGTTGAAGAGATCCGCAAGCTTTTGGACTCGGATGTGCCGATCTTCGGCATCTGCATGGGGCATCAGCTGTTAAGCCAGGCACTTGGCCTCTCCACCTTCAAACTGAAATTCGGCCACCGCGGTGGTAATCATCCGGTCAAGGATGAGACAACCGGTAAGATCGAGATAACCAGTCAGAACCACGGTTTTGCTGTGCGCGACGATAATGTTCCGGCGAATGTCGAAATTACCCACCGCTCGCTCTTCGATGGCACGGTTGAGGGGTTGCGAGTGAAGGGCAAGCCGGTCTTTTCGGTGCAGTATCATCCGGAAGCGAGCCCCGGGCCACAGGATGCCGACTACCTGTTTGATCGTTTTGCTGAGGTTATTCGGGGCTGA
- a CDS encoding anthranilate phosphoribosyltransferase — MDIAPLIARVARGKYGSQHLGQDEAKAVFSQLLQPDADQLQLGAFLVAQRMKGESSAELAGFVEAVRSSVKGFGEATAPENSVDLPCYAGKRRGGHAYLAAAIKMRDAGVPILVHGIAHIEGRVTAWQVLQSAGVTRANTLSGAADLLRSEGMAYIDLAELSPDLFRIYNLRPRLGVRSFANSVARLLNPLRCAGQLNGFFHTPYGELMAGANMLLDQKRSLIFMGAEGEPELYADRQKLIVMQQGGDSFRVSYDEEGGQAYPREPMTLSLLKRQSLTMLSGAFDRREAAVVRRMCEAFEWAAGESLAAGWSEEV, encoded by the coding sequence ATGGATATCGCACCTCTGATCGCCCGCGTAGCGCGTGGCAAATACGGTTCACAACATCTTGGCCAGGATGAGGCGAAAGCTGTTTTTTCACAGCTGTTGCAGCCCGATGCGGATCAATTGCAACTCGGGGCTTTCCTTGTCGCACAGCGTATGAAAGGGGAGAGCAGCGCAGAGCTGGCCGGCTTTGTCGAGGCCGTGCGTTCATCTGTGAAAGGATTCGGCGAAGCCACGGCTCCCGAAAACAGTGTCGATCTCCCCTGTTATGCCGGCAAGCGAAGGGGAGGCCACGCCTATCTGGCCGCGGCCATCAAGATGCGCGATGCCGGAGTTCCCATCCTAGTGCATGGCATTGCGCATATTGAAGGCCGGGTAACGGCATGGCAGGTACTTCAAAGTGCAGGGGTGACACGTGCCAACACGCTGTCCGGGGCGGCTGATCTGTTGCGATCGGAAGGCATGGCCTATATCGACCTGGCGGAGCTGTCTCCTGATCTGTTCCGTATTTATAACCTGCGGCCGCGACTCGGAGTACGCTCGTTTGCCAACAGCGTGGCCCGCCTGCTTAATCCGCTTCGTTGCGCCGGACAGCTGAACGGTTTTTTTCACACCCCATATGGCGAGCTGATGGCCGGTGCCAATATGCTTCTGGACCAGAAACGATCACTTATCTTTATGGGGGCGGAAGGGGAGCCGGAGCTCTATGCCGATCGCCAGAAACTGATCGTAATGCAGCAGGGGGGAGACAGTTTCAGGGTGAGTTACGATGAGGAAGGGGGGCAGGCCTATCCTCGTGAGCCGATGACGTTATCGCTGTTAAAGCGGCAGAGTCTGACTATGCTTTCCGGAGCGTTTGACAGGCGGGAAGCGGCCGTGGTCAGACGCATGTGCGAGGCGTTTGAGTGGGCGGCAGGCGAGTCGCTCGCCGCAGGCTGGAGTGAGGAGGTTTAG